The following is a genomic window from Atribacterota bacterium.
GTAAACTGTATATTGTAATTACTTTGCTCTAATAGTAAAGTTGTTTTTTTGTTTACATAATTCTGAGAAACACAGGCTTGGTTAGTAGATTCTTCTTTTAACACAAAATGGTCAGCGAAAGTTTTCTAGAGAATAAAAATGGATTCAAAAATAGCTTAGCATTTTCTAATGATAGTTTAGTCCTCTGACCCTCTGTTCTAATAAATAATATTGTAGTCTAGAACAAAAATTATATAATAAATATATTCTATATTAAAAAGTAAACCCTTCCTATATTGATTATTTCTCATTGAAAAAAGATTACTTCATAGTATCAGAATTTTTTTGGAATCCCGATAGTTAAAAAGCAATCATCAACGGTTAAAATATTATCATTTCTATATTTATGAAGTGATGTTTTACCACTGGTATATTTTGATAAAAAAAATTCTCTGGAAATATTTATTATAGTTCTATAATGTGTGCACTTAAATCAGTCAAATCCAGAATGGCAATAGTGCTTTGTCCGGTAAGCCATCCCCCGCATTCTCCGGGATTAATTACTGTTGTTTTTCCCTCTTTATAATAGTCTACCTTGTGTGTATGTCCATAGATAATTATATCATACTGCTGGCTCTTAGCTAATTCCTTAATAACATCATTTTTGTGAAACATAATAAGGGTTCGGTTATTGGCATTTATTTTAAAGGGCTCTGGATAGATAGAACCAATTTGTTGAAATTTTTGTTGTAATAAAAGTCGGTCCCCATCATTATTGCCAAACACACCGGCAAAGGGACATAGAATATTTTTTAGTTCTCTGGCTGTAAAAGGAGAAACAAAATCACCGGCATGAAGCAGCAAATCAATCTTTTCTTTATTAAAAATTTCCACAGCTTTTTTTAGATTAGTTAGATTGTCATGAGTGTCAGCTATAATCCCAATTTTCATTTTAGACACCTCCTACTAAATGATTAATAATTTTAAAAGGCTATTTTTAATCACAAGTTAAATGAAAAACTGTTTTCTGTTCCTATTTTTCAAATAGATT
Proteins encoded in this region:
- a CDS encoding metallophosphoesterase; translated protein: MKIGIIADTHDNLTNLKKAVEIFNKEKIDLLLHAGDFVSPFTARELKNILCPFAGVFGNNDGDRLLLQQKFQQIGSIYPEPFKINANNRTLIMFHKNDVIKELAKSQQYDIIIYGHTHKVDYYKEGKTTVINPGECGGWLTGQSTIAILDLTDLSAHIIEL